Proteins encoded in a region of the Raphanus sativus cultivar WK10039 chromosome 8, ASM80110v3, whole genome shotgun sequence genome:
- the LOC108819070 gene encoding cinnamyl alcohol dehydrogenase 7: protein MGEVVKTEAYGLAVKDESGVLSPFSFSRRETGEKDVRFKVLFCGICHTDLSMAKNEWGFTTYPLVPGHEIVGVVTEVGAKVTKFNAGDKVGVGYMVSSCRSCETCSDDQENYCPKMILTSGAKYYDDTITYGGYSDHMVCEEDYIIRIPENLPLDATAPLLCAGTTVYSPMKYHGLLGPGMHIGVVGLGGLGHVAVKFAKAMGTKVTVISTSDKKRDEAISRLGADLFLVSRDPEQMKDVMGTMDGIIDTVSATHSLLPLFDLLKYNGKLIMVGAPEKPLELPVLPLIVGKKMVVGSMVGGIKETQEMMDLAGKHNITADIELISADYVNTAMERLEKADVRYRFVIDVANTLKPTP from the exons ATGGGAGAGGTTGTGAAGACGGAGGCGTACGGATTGGCTGTAAAAGACGAATCTGGAGTTCTCTCGCCTTTCAGTTTCTCAAGAAG GGAGACGGGAGAGAAGGATGTGAGGTTCAAAGTGTTGTTCTGTGGAATTTGCCACACTGACTTGAGCATGGCAAAAAACGAGTGGGGGTTTACTACTTATCCTCTCGTCCCCGG TCATGAAATAGTGGGCGTGGTGACTGAAGTCGGAGCCAAAGTGACTAAATTCAACGCCGGAGACAAAGTCGGAGTTGGTTATATGGTCAGCTCGTGCCGGTCATGTGAAACCTGCTCCGATGACCAAGAGAACTACTGTCCAAAAATGATCCTAACATCCGGAGCCAAGTACTACGATGACACTATAACATATGGTGGTTACTCCGACCACATGGTTTGTGAAGAGGACTACATCATCCGTATTCCAGAAAATCTTCCGTTAGACGCTACCGCGCCGCTACTCTGCGCTGGGACCACGGTCTATTCCCCTATGAAGTATCACGGGCTCCTCGGGCCGGGTATGCACATCGGTGTGGTGGGCCTAGGTGGCTTAGGTCATGTAGCTGTGAAATTTGCTAAGGCTATGGGTACTAAGGTTACGGTTATTAGTACTTCGGATAAGAAGAGAGACGAGGCCATTAGTCGGCTTGGTGCGGATCTGTTCTTGGTGAGCCGTGACCCGGAGCAGATGAAGGATGTAATGGGGACTATGGATGGTATTATTGATACCGTATCTGCGACTCATTCACTTCTCCCGCTTTTTGATTTGCTTAAATATAACGGTAAACTAATTATGGTTGGTGCACCTGAGAAACCACTTGAGCTTCCGGTTCTGCCTCTCATCGTGG GGAAGAAGATGGTGGTGGGAAGTATGGTAGGAGGGATAAAAGAGACTCAAGAGATGATGGATCTGGCCGGAAAACACAACATCACGGCAGACATTGAGCTTATCTCTGCAGATTATGTCAACACTGCCATGGAACGGCTCGAGAAGGCTGACGTTAGATACCGTTTTGTGATTGATGTTGCCAACACGTTGAAGCCTACTCCTTAA
- the LOC108819546 gene encoding cinnamyl alcohol dehydrogenase 8 has protein sequence MGKEAFGLAAKDNSGVLSPFRFSRRETGEKDVKFKVLFCGICHSDLHMIKNDWGVSTYPLVPGHEIVGVVTEVGSKVTKFKTGDKVGVGCMVGSCGSCDSCTEGLENYCPKTIQTYGFKYYDDTITYGGYSDNMVCDEGFIIRIPENLPLDAAAPLLCAGITVYSPLKYHGLDKPGMHIGVVGLGGLGHVAVKFAKAMGLKVTVISTSDSKRDEAINRLGADSFVVSRDQKQIKDAMRTLDGIINTVSATHSLLPLLGLLKPKGKLVMVGVPEKPLELPVMPLIFERKMVMGSMIGGIKETQEMVDMAGKHNITADIELISADYVNTAMERLEKADVRYRFVIDVANTLKPAP, from the exons ATGGGAAAGGAGGCATTCGGATTGGCCGCGAAAGACAATTCTGGAGTTCTCTCGCCTTTCCGTTTCTCTAGAAG GGAGACAGGAGAgaaggatgttaagttcaaagTTTTGTTCTGTGGAATCTGTCACTCTGATTTGcatatgatcaagaatgattgGGGAGTATCTACTTACCCTCTCGTCCCCGG gcaTGAGATTGTTGGTGTGGTGACTGAAGTGGGAAGCAAAGTGACTAAATTCAAAACTGGAGACAAAGTGGGAGTCGGGTGCATGGTCGGCTCGTGCGGATCATGTGACAGCTGCACCGAAGGTCTCGAGAACTACTGTCCAAAAACGATCCAAACGTACGGTTTTAAGTATTACGACGACACAATAACCTATGGTGGTTACTCAGACAACATGGTCTGCGACGAAGGTTTCATCATCCGTATTCCCGAAAATCTCCCACTGGACGCTGCTGCGCCGCTACTATGCGCGGGGATCACGGTCTACTCCCCGCTGAAATACCACGGGCTCGACAAGCCTGGTATGCACATTGGTGTGGTTGGACTAGGCGGTTTGGGCCATGTGGCGGTGAAATTTGCTAAGGCTATGGGTCTTAAGGTTACGGTTATTAGCACTTCGGATAGTAAGAGAGATGAAGCGATTAATAGGCTTGGTGCAGACTCGTTCGTGGTGAGCCGTGACCAAAAGCAGATTAAGGATGCGATGAGGACGTTGGATGGTATTATTAATACCGTATCTGCGACTCATTCGCTTCTCCCATTGCTCGGTTTGTTAAAGCCTAAGGGAAAACTTGTTATGGTTGGTGTACCAGAAAAGCCACTCGAGCTCCCGGTCATGCCTCTCATCTTCG AGAGGAAGATGGTAATGGGAAGTATGATAGGAGGGATAAAGGAGACGCAAGAGATGGTGGATATGGCCGGAAAACACAACATCACTGCGGATATTGAGCTTATCTCTGCGGATTATGTCAACACTGCCATGGAACGGCTTGAGAAGGCCGACGTTAGATACCGTTTTGTGATTGATGTTGCCAACACATTGAAGCCTGCTCCTTAA
- the LOC108821717 gene encoding pentatricopeptide repeat-containing protein At4g38010 → MEKPALLELTSRCFSLRVFKQIQTQLISRHLLRDESVVDKVVAFFAKSADFASYSCVFLPRILPPSLGSFPYNTLLSSYATCDKPRVTILVYRTFLSNGFSPDTYTFPPLFKACGKFSAIGEGKQINGSVTKMGFLSDLYVQNSLLHFYGTCGDLKSACKVFDEMPVRDVVSWTGVISGFSRVGLYKEALRMFLKMDVERGLATYVCALVASGRVRWLGLGQGIHGLMFKKAFLFSLEMGNALIDMYVKCEQLCDARRVFGELGVKDKVSWNSMISGLVQCEKPNEAIELFSLMQTSSEVKPDGHVLTSVLSACASLGAVEYGRWVHEYVVRAGIKWDTHIGTAVVDMYAKCGCIETALEVFDGIRSKNVYTWNALLGGLAVHGHGHESLRYFEEMVKLGFKPNEVTFLAVLNACCHSGLVDEGRRYFHEMKTGEYNLSPKLEHYGCLIDMLCRAGLLDEALELVKAMPVKPDVLICGAILSACKSKETLTELPEEILDSFLEMEFEDSGVYVLLSNIFAANRRWNDVAKIRRLMKVKGISKVPGSSAIDVN, encoded by the coding sequence ATGGAGAAACCAGCTCTTCTGGAGCTGACTAGCCGATGCTTCTCTCTCCGCGTCTTCAAACAGATACAGACTCAGCTAATTTCTCGTCATCTTCTCCGCGACGAATCAGTCGTCGACAAAGTCGTCGCCTTTTTCGCCAAATCCGCAGACTTTGCATCTTACAGCTGCGTATTCCTCCCCAGAATCCTCCCTCCTTCGCTGGGCTCTTTCCCGTACAACACGCTCTTATCAAGCTACGCAACCTGCGATAAACCCAGAGTGACGATCCTCGTTTACCGAACGTTTCTGAGCAATGGCTTCTCACCGGACACGTACACGTTCCCGCCGCTTTTCAAAGCGTGCGGGAAGTTCTCAGCGATCGGAGAAGGGAAACAGATTAATGGGTCTGTCACGAAGATGGGTTTCTTGAGCGATTTGTATGTGCAGAACTCGCTTCTTCATTTCTACGGCACGTGCGGAGATTTAAAAAGTGCGTGTaaagtgttcgatgaaatgcctgTGAGAGATGTTGTTTCATGGACGGGTGTTATATCGGGTTTCTCGAGGGTTGGGTTGTATAAAGAAGCTTTGAGGATGTTTTTGAAGATGGATGTTGAGCGTGGTTTAGCTACTTATGTCTGTGCGTTGGTTGCTAGTGGGAGAGTTAGGTGGTTAGGGTTAGGGCAAGGGATCCATGGATTGATGTTTAAGAAAGCGTTTTTGTTCAGCTTGGAGATGGGTAATGCTCTGATAGATATGTATGTGAAATGTGAGCAGTTGTGTGATGCGAGGCGAGTCTTTGGTGAGTTGGGAGTGAAAGATAAAGTTTCTTGGAACAGTATGATTAGTGGGTTGGTTCAGTGTGAAAAGCCTAACGAGGCGATTGAGTTGTTTTCTCTGATGCAAACGTCTTCGGAGGTTAAACCAGATGGGCATGTTCTTACAAGTGTTCTCTCTGCGTGTGCTAGTTTAGGAGCTGTTGAGTACGGGAGATGGGTTCATGAGTATGTTGTAAGGGCTGGGATCAAATGGGATACGCATATCGGAACAGCGGTTGTTGACATGTATGCGAAATGTGGATGCATAGAAACAGCTTTGGAGGTTTTCGACGGAATCAGAAGCAAGAATGTGTATACTTGGAACGCTCTGTTAGGTGGTTTAGCTGTCCATGGACATGGGCATGAGTCTCTTAGATACTTCGAAGAGATGGTTAAGCTCGGTTTTAAGCCCAATGAGGTAACTTTTCTTGCGGTTTTAAACGCTTGTTGCCACTCCGGTTTGGTAGATGAAGGGAGAAGATATTTCCATGAGATGAAAACAGGAGAATATAATCTGTCTCCTAAGCTAGAGCATTATGGATGCTTGATTGATATGCTTTGTAGAGCTGGGTTGTTAGATGAAGCGTTGGAGCTTGTTAAAGCGATGCCGGTTAAACCGGATGTGCTTATATGTGGAGCTATTCTTAGTGCTTGCAAGAGTAAAGAGACATTAACGGAGCTTCCTGAAGAGATATTAGATAGTTTTTTGGAGATGGAGTTTGAAGATAGTGGCGTTTATGTGCTACTGTCTAACATTTTTGCTGCTAACAGAAGATGGAATGATGTTGCTAAGATTAGGAGATTGATGAAGGTTAAAGGTATCTCAAAGGTTCCAGGATCAAGTGCTATAGACGTTAATTAA
- the LOC108819844 gene encoding uncharacterized protein LOC108819844 produces the protein MSPQTSYSYIKFDLEIWKRKEKMISQKKIVSSLICFLLLLLLPIAFSETTRNLRGISARAPTVQQIKNKHGAKEVIVDNGIFRVTFSSPQGFITGIKYNEIDNVLNPHLRARGYWDITWQRENIFPKLDRIEGTNFRIITQNEEQVEISFSRKWNGGTDHVPLNVDKRYIIRTNTSGIYTYGIFERQPEWPEVEMGLIRVAFKLNPDRFHYMVVADNRQRQMPTDDDRDIDSGRAKPLAYKEAVQLTHPHNKMFKNQVDDKYQYTCEVKDNKVHGWISTKSNVGFWLISPSSEYRSGGPVKQELTSHVGPTTLTTFISEHYVGSDMETRYKAGEAWKKVLGPVFIYLNSDPTGNNPQYSLWEDAKRQAEQEVEAWPYDFVASSDFPTRQERGTITGRLFVNDRFLTPAGSAYVGLAPPGEAGSWQTNTKGYQFWTQTNETGYFTIDNIRPGTYNLYGWVPGFIGDFTYPNLLNVAAGSEINLDRVVFKPPRNGPTLWEIGLPDRTAREYFVPEPYKNTMNPLYVNHTDKFRQYGLWQRYTELYPNHDLVYTIGVSNYSQDWFYAHVTRNIGSTYVPTTWQIVFELPYVNWRGSYTLQLALASAARANLQVRFNNENSRPFFSTGDIGRDNAIARHGIHGAYHLYSIDVPGSLLRTGTNTIYLRQSKALGPFEGLMYDYIRLEGPSTA, from the exons atGTCTCCGCAGACATCTTATTCTTACATTAAATTCGATCTTGAGatttggaaaagaaaagaaaagatgattTCGCAGAAGAAGATAGTTTCATCGTTGATATGTTTCCTtctgttgcttcttcttccgATAGCTTTTTCTGAGACGACGAG GAACTTAAGGGGAATAAGTGCAagagctccaacagtgcagcaGATAAAAAACAAACATGGCGCTAAAGAG GTGATAGTGGACAATGGAATTTTCAGAGTGACTTTCTCGAGTCCTCAAGGATTTATAACTGGGATCAAATACAACGAAATCGACAATGTTCTTAATCCACATCTCCGAGCTCGAGG GTACTGGGACATAACATGGCAAAGAGAAAACATTTTCCCAAAATTGGATAG AATCGAAGGAACCAACTTCAGAATCATAACTCAAAACGAAGAACAAGTGGAGATTTCTTTCTCTCGAAAATGGAATGGTGGTACCGATCATGTTCCATTAAACGTAGACAAGAGATATATTATCCGTACCAATACTTCAGGAATCTACACGTATGGAATTTTTGAGAGACAGCCCGAATGGCCAGAAGTGGAGATGGGTCTAATTCGAGTCGCATTCAAACTCAACCCTGATAG ATTCCATTACATGGTGGTGGCAGATAATCGGCAAAGACAAATGCCAACAGACGATGACCGTGACATCGACAGTGGCCGTGCCAAGCCCCTTGCTTACAAAGAGGCTGTACAATTGACTCATCCTCACAACAAAATGTTCAAAAACCAG GTGGATGATAAGTACCAGTACACATGTGAGGTCAAGGACAACAAGGTGCATGGTTGGATCTCGACCAAGTCCAATGTTGGTTTCTGGCTCATCTCACCGAGCAGCGAATACCGCTCTGGTGGACCGGTCAAACAGGAACTCACGTCTCACGTCGGTCCCACGACCCTCACG ACCTTTATAAGCGAGCATTATGTTGGTTCGGACATGGAGACAAGGTACAAAGCTGGTGAAGCGTGGAAAAAGGTCTTGGGACCTGTTTTCATTTACTTGAACTCTGATCCTACCGGCAATAATCCACAATATTCATTATGGGAAGATGCTAAACGACAG GCTGAACAAGAAGTTGAAGCATGGCCGTACGATTTTGTAGCGTCTTCTGACTTCCCTACTCGTCAAGAAAGAGGAACCATTACCGGTCGTCTCTTTGTCAACGACAG ATTCTTGACTCCGGCAGGATCTGCATACGTCGGTTTAGCACCACCTGGAGAAGCTGGTTCATGGCAGACAAATACCAAG GGATACCAATTCTGGACGCAAACGAACGAAACCGGCTATTTCACGATTGATAACATTAGACCGGGAACGTATAATCTATACGGATGGGTTCCCGGTTTTATAGGAGACTTTACATACCCAAACCTACTTAACGTAGCTGCAGGTTCAGAGATAAATCTTGATAGAGTTGTGTTCAAGCCTCCTAGGAATGGTCCAACATTGTGGGAGATTGGTTTACCGGACCGAACCGCAAGAGAATACTTTGTACCGGAACCATACAAGAATACAATGAATCCCTTATACGTGAACCACACCGACAA GTTTAGGCAGTACGGGTTATGGCAACGTTACACAGAGTTATATCCAAATCATGATCTTGTCTACACAATTGGAGTTAGCAACTATAGTCAAGACTGGTTCTACGCTCATGTCACAAG GAACATTGGTTCGACCTATGTACCAACGACATGGCAGATCGTGTTTGAACTTCCATATGTGAACTGGCGAGGTAGCTACACATTGCAACTAGCTTTGGCCTCGGCTGCACGGGCTAACTTACAAGTACGGTTCAACAATGAAAACTCTAGGCCATTCTTCTCGACGGGTGACATCGGAAGAGATAATGCTATTGCAAGACATGGAATCCATGGAGCCTATCATCTTTATAGCATCGATGTACCTGGAAGCTTACTAAGAACCGGGACAAACACAATCTATCTACGTCAGTCTAAAGCGTTGGGACCGTTTGAAGGTCTTATGTATGATTATATTCGTCTTGAAGGCCCTTCTACAGCTTAG